One Anastrepha obliqua isolate idAnaObli1 chromosome 6, idAnaObli1_1.0, whole genome shotgun sequence DNA window includes the following coding sequences:
- the LOC129250423 gene encoding uncharacterized protein LOC129250423 — MEAEIVEIMLADVTLGGDASEKTTQTMRHLTEACDAAMSKTRPNKRNSEPVYWGKHKNSKQELILVEFMESHPDLAKNFSKGDRVAVEEKWKELTTLLNAEGPPQKDVNGWKKIWSDWKGCIRKKVAHNNLESRATGGGPFNKHVLTSNEECVARTCGIFAAVEGISHSRSFGTEENNSAIESEEERPQTSREAVATPRAAKRPRVSTQDSLQSCMATQSSCMEKISTTLDNICENQHKIAKSQEDEREEIRRLRRAVEKQNELLAEQNRLKTQSIEQKQRHYLKMEQLQQETQ, encoded by the exons ATGGAGGCTGAGATTGTTGAAATCATGCTGGCAGATGTAACTCTCGGAGGGGATGCATCTGAGAAAACAACACAAACCATGAGACACCTAACAGAAGCATGCGACGCAGCCATGTCCAAAACGAGGCCCAATAAGCGCAACAGCGAACCTGTCTACTG ggGAAAACATAAGAACTCCAAGCAAGAGCTAATTTTAGTCGAGTTTATGGAATCTCATCCAGATTTGgcgaagaatttttcgaagggcgacagagttgctgttgaggaaaagtggaaagagctaacgacgctgctaaatgcagaagggccgccccaaaaagatgttaatggatggaaaaaa ATATGGTCTGACTGGAAGGGGTGCATTCGGAAAAAGGTTGCCCATAACAATCTAGAATCGAGGGCAACAGGAGGTGGACCCTTTAATAAGCATGTACTGACGAGCAACGAAGAATGTGTTGCAAGAACTTGTGGAATTTTTGCAGCCGTTGAGGGCATAAGCCATTCTAGAAGCTTTGggacagaagaaaataatagcGCTATCGAATCTGAGGAAGAACGTCCCCAAACAAGTAGGGAAGCGGTGGCTACCCCGAGAGCTGCAAAAAGGCCACGAGTGTCAACGCAGGACAGCCTTCAGTCATGTATGGCAACGCAATCTagttgtatggagaaaatatcCACCACTTTAGATAACATTTGCGAAAACCAACACAAGATTGCAAAATCGCAGGAAGATGAAAGGGAAGAGATTCGACGACTTCGTCGTGCTgttgagaaacaaaatgaattgctgGCAGAGCAAAATCGCTTGAAGACTCAAAGTATAGAGCAAAAGCAAAGACATTACCTCAAAATGGAGCAGTTGCAACAGGAAACA caATAG